The Hyperolius riggenbachi isolate aHypRig1 chromosome 3, aHypRig1.pri, whole genome shotgun sequence genome window below encodes:
- the PCDH12 gene encoding protocadherin-12 has product MAWILKVFSLLCFCCFYKSCCQNSASFMVRFRIPEEVPVGTIIGHISEVPGWIEDANEEYKLIQEPKYFPVQVGLKNGSISTTSRLDRETLCQPHGHCILSFNVLATKILSLVHVEIEVLDINDNEPMFPKTELDFEISESASLRTRIPLDRASDPDSGSNAVRLYTLSPSEHFALNITTGSDGVKQPILVVVKELDRELQSSFNLVLTAVDGGRPPKTGNAQVRINILDSNDNSPIFEKNSVTLEIPEDTSPGTVLINLTATDPDEGPNGEIEFTFSKHTPHYVLSMFSIDPKLGEIVLKQPLDHESRQSYELDIQAKDLGPNPIPTHCKVVIKVLDINDNSPDIKVTWAAQDSPEIVVSEAVPLGSFVALVMVNDPDSGENGDVHCHLIQDHGHFRLQKTNRKSYVLSTNAILDREKCDVYDITIQAQDQGEPSFSAKQSLRILVSDANDNPPIFERPNYEVSLLENNSPFSYLLTVTAQDSDLGDNAEVTYSIIDSLISGTQLSTLFSIHSRTGEVSVLRAIDYEDMKEIHFWVQAEDNGDPRLRSNTSVTVFVKDQNDNSPSIVQPQLKKGRATITILVNAETGYFLSASEVASSEALGYTSNEILSETAKLNKHPIFQVKATDADSEENARLLYQLSDKHLGLFSMDHHLGHIYINSSNASNLIGSAMDLEVTVRDCGIPYRETKAQLTVMFSSHLDHLKNSASESNTKLSLSVVIVICLAVLLALCLLVLALVMSFCRVDRKDNRAYNCREEESAYRKQPKRPQRQIQKADIHVVPVLRGRQTPKAVTPVEEAKVFPMPDESKEVPEDQTPFHLTPTLYRTLRNQHNQERFCEDTTDIEESFSLPPSVCRTLQYQRQRSYSRENFEDPDATLPASNKFLKNPGSPQIRVHNDFDSFEPSEGDFSPATSPTLRRQKNAEQSSKEQILRSLVRLSMVALAEKEAVQLTMQSPHVQQISQLLSLLHQGQVHPKTLHRGNKYSKAGRSAGQETDWQSTKDSGHGESEVGDLDSEPGGDLLASHQLLEGNLESLLGPHAGPDSNRFSDLDPGWIARLSLPLANSYKENIFSPKDPITPEPPVTTAEKEDLRTFLTFGKASDGSQDNRLASTFLSEMSTLFEMLLTQKAESHGDATSEVLMRLSSCSKTLDGDSNRNGGGRI; this is encoded by the exons ATGGCTTGGATTCTTAAGGTCTTCAGTCTGCTGTGTTTTTGCTGCTTCTACAAAAGCTGTTGCCAAAATTCAGCCTCCTTTATGGTGAGATTCCGCATCCCAGAGGAAGTGCCTGTAGGCACCATCATTGGACATATATCTGAAGTACCAGGCTGGATTGAGGATGCTAATGAAGAGTATAAGCTCATACAGGAGCCAAAATATTTTCCTGTTCAAGTGGGTTTAAAGAATGGATCTATTTCCACGACAAGTCGCCTGGACAGAGAGACTCTTTGTCAACCCCATGGACACTGTATCCTGTCTTTTAATGTTCTGGCTACTAAAATCCTATCTTTAGTTCATGTGGAAATTGAGGTTCTAGATATTAATGATAATGAACCAATGTTTCCAAAAACTGAACTCGATTTTGAGATTTCTGAAAGTGCCTCCCTGCGTACTAGGATTCCACTTGACAGAGCTTCGGACCCTGACAGTGGCAGtaatgctgtgaggctgtatacCCTCTCTCCCAGTGAACACTTTGCCTTAAATATTACCACTGGCTCTGATGGTGTTAAACAACCTATACTAGTCGTGGTGAAAGAACTTGATAGGGAACTACAATCTTCTTTCAACCTTGTATTAACAGCTGTAGATGGAGGACGTCCACCAAAAACAGGAAATGCACAGGTTAGAATTAATATCTTGGACTCTAACGATAACAGCCCCATATTTGAGAAAAACTCAGTGACTTTAGAAATTCCAGAAGACACATCACCTGGTACAGTTCTTATAAACCTCACAGCCACTGACCCAGATGAAGGCCCAAATGGGGAAATCGAGTTTACATTTAGCAAACACACACCTCACTATGTCCTCAGCATGTTCAGCATTGACCCCAAGTTGGGTGAAATAGTTCTAAAACAGCCACTGGACCATGAAAGCAGGCAGTCTTATGAACTGGATATACAAGCAAAGGACTTAGGACCTAATCCTATCCCTACCCACTGTAAGGTAGTCATTAAAGTTTTGGACATTAATGACAATTCACCTGATATTAAAGTCACGTGGGCTGCTCAAGATTCCCCTGAGATTGTTGTGTCTGAGGCTGTTCCTCTGGGTAGTTTTGTTGCTTTGGTCATGGTCAATGATCCAGATTCGGGTGAAAATGGGGACGTGCATTGTCATCTAATTCAGGACCATGGACATTTTAGGTTGCAGAAAACGAACAGAAAAAGCTACGTTTTGTCTACCAATGCTATTCTAGACAGAGAAAAGTGCGATGTGTATGACATAACTATACAAGCTCAAGACCAAGGTGAGCCTTCTTTTTCAGCTAAACAGTCACTGAGAATACTTGTTAGTGATGCCAATGACAATCCTCCCATTTTTGAGAGGCCGAACTATGAAGTTTCCCTATTGGAAAACAACAGTCCTTTCAGCTATCTCCTCACTGTAACTGCTCAAGATTCTGACCTAGGAGACAATGCTGAGGTCACCTACAGTATCATTGACTCGCTTATCTCCGGCACACAGCTGTCAACGCTATTCTCAATCCATTCCAGAACCGGAGAAGTATCTGTGCTAAGAGCTATAGATTATGAGGACATGAAAGAAATCCATTTCTGGGTTCAAGCAGAAGACAATGGTGATCCTCGACTCAGAAGCAATACTTCTGTCACGGTATTTGTAAAAGACCAAAATGACAACAGCCCATCAATAGTGCAACCACAACTTAAGAAAGGTCGAGCTACTATTACCATTCTTGTGAATGCCGAGACTGGCTACTTTCTCTCTGCCTCAGAAGTTGCCAGTTCAGAAGCCTTAGGATACACTTCAAATGAGATATTATCTGAAACAGCAAAACTTAACAAGCACCCAATATTCCAAGTGAAGGCCACTGATGCAGACTCAGAGGAAAATGCTAGGCTCCTCTATCAGTTGTCAGATAAACATCTAGGATTATTTTCGATGGATCATCATCttggacatatatatataaattctaGTAATGCTAGCAACCTAATAGGTAGTGCCATGGATTTAGAGGTCACTGTCAGAGACTGTGGAATACCTTATAGGGAAACCAAAGCTCAACTAACGGTTATGTTCAGTAGTCACTTAGACCACTTAAAAAATTCAGCCAGTGAAAGTAACACCAAGCTGAGCCTTTCAGTGGTAATTGTGATCTGCCTGGCTGTTCTGTTAGCTTTGTGTCTTCTTGTTCTGGCCTTAGTAATGTCCTTTTGTCGGGTGGATAGGAAGGACAACAGAGCATACAACTGCAGAGAAGAAGAATCGGCCTATAGAAAGCAACCGAAAAGGCCCCAGAGGCAGATCCAAAAGGCAGATATTCATGTAGTCCCTGTACTCAGGGGTCGGCAAACACCAAAAGCAGTAACACCAGTAGAAGAGGCCAAGGTATTTCCTATGCCAGATGAAAGCAAAGAGGTTCCAGAAGACCAGACTCCTTTTCATCTTACACCTACCCTGTATCGTACACTAAGGAACCAGCATAACCAGGAAAGATTTTGTGAAGATACTACAGATATAGAGGAatctttctcattgcccccatctGTATGTAGAACTTTACAATATCAAAGGCAAAGAAGCTACTCTAGAGAGAACTTTGAAGACCCTGATGcaacactcccagccagtaacaaATTCTTGAAAAACCCAGGAAGCCCCCAAATAAGAGTTCACAATGACTTTGACTCTTTTGAACCCAGTGAAGGGGACTTTTCTCCAGCTACATCTCCAACTTTGAGAAGACAAAAGAATGCAGAGCAATCATCTAAAGAGCAGATCTTGAGAAGCTTGGTGCGCTTGTccatggtggcactggcagagaaAGAAGCTGTGCAACTTACTATGCAGTCACCACATGTGCAG CAAATTTCCCAGCTTCTCTCTCTGCTCCACCAAGGCCAGGTTCATCCCAAGACACTCCACCGAGGAAACAAGTACTCCAAGGCTGGCAG GAGTGCTGGGCAGGAGACGGACTGGCAGAGCACAAAGGACAGCGGTCATGGCGAGAGTGAAGTTGGAGATTTGGACTCAGAGCCGGGGGGTGACCTCCTTGCCAGCCACCAACTCCTGGAGGGCAATCTGGAGAGTCTTCTAGGTCCACATGCTG GCCCAGACAGCAACCGCTTCAGTGACTTAGACCCAGGATGGATTGCTCGCCTCTCCTTACCGTTGGCCAATAGTTACAAGGAGAACATATTCAGTCCCAAAGATCCAATAACTCCAGAGCCTCCTGTTACCACAGCAGAAAAAGAAGATCTCAGGACCTTCCTAACATTCGGCAAGGCTTCCGATGGCTCTCAAGACAACAGACTGGCCAGCACGTTCCTCTCCGAAATGAGCACCCTCTTTGAGATGCTCCTCACCCAGAAAGCGGAGTCTCATGGAGATGCAACTTCTGAGGTGCTCATGAGACTTTCTTCCTGCAGTAAGACTTTAGATGGGGATAGCAACCGAAATGGTGGTGGCAGGATCTAA